AACAAACTCAAAAGGTCATTTCAAAATTAAACTTAAAGTTGAAAACCCTTATTTTGTTACAATAGGAAAGGACAGACTATTGCAACCAATTATGCTTTTAGTTCAACCAGGCGATGAGGTCAAAATTAAAGCGAGTGAGGCCGATTTATCCGATTACAGTGTTCTTGGTTCGAATGGATCTGTACAGATATGGGAACTTAACCTAAGGCTTAATTCTACAAAATTGAAGATTGATTCCTTGAAAAGCATTTATAATTCCAACACAAACAATCCCAAAATTGATTCTGTAAAACATTTATTGGATAGTTTGTATAACTTGAGTATTGATAGACATTGCGATTACACACACGATTTTATAAAGAATAATCCATTCTCACCAGTATCAATTTTGGCTCTTTTCCAAACTTACGACAATTCTCATCCAGTGCTTGACTATGCTAAGGACAGGAAACTCTTTAGGATGGTTGATTCATCTCTCATGTCAGTATATTCATCAAACAGTATTGTTAAGGCATACCATTCAAAGATTCAAAAACTTGATTCACTTTACGAATTAAGGCATAAAAGGGCACTTATGTTTAAGGATGGTGAAACTTTGCCAGATGTTGGTTATCCACTTATAAATGGAGATTATTTATTTATCAGTAATATTTGGTTTAGATATATTTTAGTAGATTTTTGGGGTGATTGGTGTAGCGTGTGTGCAAGTAATAATGAAATTTTACGTCAGATTTACAAGGAGTATGCTCCAAAAGGACTTGTTGTT
This window of the Bacteroidales bacterium genome carries:
- a CDS encoding AhpC/TSA family protein produces the protein MKWSSKKDKILFFLILISQFIFQSCIDRIDRVSVDGFLTGNPKTYIYVNRFEGDSLSLIDSIKTNSKGHFKIKLKVENPYFVTIGKDRLLQPIMLLVQPGDEVKIKASEADLSDYSVLGSNGSVQIWELNLRLNSTKLKIDSLKSIYNSNTNNPKIDSVKHLLDSLYNLSIDRHCDYTHDFIKNNPFSPVSILALFQTYDNSHPVLDYAKDRKLFRMVDSSLMSVYSSNSIVKAYHSKIQKLDSLYELRHKRALMFKDGETLPDVGYPLINGDYLFISNIWFRYILVDFWGDWCSVCASNNEILRQIYKEYAPKGLVVIQVSLGTNPDTLILRAVRDSLPWYHSYVDDFYNSRLLDTLKISSLPSNYITDRRGVIKGVNLNGEKLKSKLTELLP